In Pseudothermotoga hypogea DSM 11164 = NBRC 106472, the following are encoded in one genomic region:
- a CDS encoding GGDEF domain-containing protein, which yields MRTVLIFLVLIIVSSLVLPKRGEVDEILLYLKLLDFGFRVLMVYIVYGYRYVPMKIGMSLISFSALINFLDSYLILPASELIETLSSLSGCFVVAISLLWLFKDFISEEFHRLLYTDYLTGVLNRQTFMKLASRKLQSLKENETACLLYLDLDGFKKVNDEFGHSFGDKLLQAAAKRIKSSIRSSDLLGRIGGDEFVLFLAGADVRMAEEVLERINEKLKEPFGIDGVRIELSLSAGTAVYPKDGESLEDLIEASDKAMYRAKSMKRGKERVRGSEEIVG from the coding sequence TTGAGGACCGTTCTCATCTTCTTAGTTCTAATCATCGTTTCATCTCTTGTCCTTCCAAAACGGGGTGAAGTTGACGAGATTTTGCTCTATCTGAAGCTTCTGGATTTCGGTTTCAGGGTTTTGATGGTCTACATCGTCTACGGTTATCGGTACGTTCCAATGAAAATTGGGATGTCTCTGATCAGCTTCTCTGCGCTGATAAACTTCTTGGACAGTTATCTGATATTACCGGCATCTGAACTGATCGAGACCCTGTCGAGCCTTTCTGGCTGTTTTGTTGTGGCGATCAGCTTGTTGTGGTTGTTCAAAGACTTCATAAGCGAGGAATTCCACAGACTTTTGTACACAGACTATCTCACGGGTGTGCTCAACCGTCAGACTTTCATGAAACTCGCCAGCAGAAAACTTCAATCACTCAAAGAAAATGAAACGGCGTGTCTGTTGTATCTCGATCTGGATGGATTCAAGAAAGTCAACGATGAGTTTGGCCACTCTTTCGGTGATAAGTTACTACAGGCGGCTGCCAAGAGAATCAAATCTTCGATACGATCAAGCGACCTTCTGGGTAGAATAGGAGGAGACGAGTTCGTTCTGTTTCTCGCTGGTGCCGATGTCAGGATGGCTGAAGAAGTGTTGGAAAGGATCAACGAAAAACTCAAAGAACCTTTCGGCATAGATGGGGTCAGGATCGAACTGAGCTTGAGCGCTGGTACGGCAGTTTATCCAAAGGACGGGGAGAGCCTTGAGGATCTGATCGAAGCGTCCGACAAGGCCATGTACCGAGCCAAGTCTATGAAGAGGGGGAAAGAACGTGTTCGAGGAAGCGAAGAGATCGTTGGTTGA
- a CDS encoding metallophosphoesterase family protein codes for MKRIIIVLLFFTISIIAQTSTKILLREGWKVVGEEIFVEKPTLPLTMIVYGDSRWGNATHRRLVEMMDRYKPSIVVHLGDMVNSGDNREEWEIFFEITSPLRSYAFFQPVKGNHEKPDVYYRQYFGLYNYWARVGNYVLIFLDPDVGVKGCESFLRSVDLSNKIPIVFSHYPIFSGGPHGTTQTVKNLQALHDVLRELKVPLVFGSHDHNYQRVVRDGVTYVVTGGGGAPLYRVNPIEGLLVSAVVHHFVKVRLEEDRIECEAISIDGKIIDSFTISVRSSF; via the coding sequence ATGAAGCGAATTATCATCGTCTTACTGTTCTTCACAATCTCGATCATCGCACAAACATCGACGAAGATTCTGCTCAGAGAAGGATGGAAAGTCGTTGGAGAAGAAATTTTCGTTGAGAAACCCACCTTACCTCTGACGATGATCGTGTATGGAGACTCGAGATGGGGCAACGCAACGCACCGAAGGCTCGTCGAGATGATGGATAGGTACAAACCTTCCATCGTGGTTCATCTGGGGGACATGGTGAACAGTGGCGACAACAGAGAAGAATGGGAAATCTTCTTTGAAATAACGTCACCTTTGAGGAGTTACGCTTTCTTTCAACCCGTGAAGGGCAACCACGAAAAACCCGACGTGTACTACAGACAGTACTTCGGCTTGTACAACTACTGGGCTCGTGTGGGAAATTACGTGCTCATCTTTTTGGATCCCGACGTCGGTGTGAAGGGATGCGAAAGTTTTCTCAGATCTGTAGACCTGTCGAACAAGATTCCCATCGTCTTCTCTCACTATCCCATCTTCAGCGGCGGACCTCACGGTACCACACAGACGGTCAAGAACCTACAGGCCCTCCACGATGTACTTCGAGAGTTGAAAGTGCCACTCGTCTTTGGCTCACACGATCATAATTACCAAAGAGTAGTCAGAGACGGTGTGACATATGTCGTGACAGGTGGGGGAGGTGCACCGCTCTATCGAGTGAACCCCATCGAAGGACTCTTGGTGAGCGCAGTGGTTCATCACTTCGTGAAGGTCAGGCTCGAGGAAGATCGGATCGAGTGTGAGGCGATCTCCATAGACGGCAAGATCATTGATTCTTTCACGATCTCTGTCCGTAGTTCTTTCTGA
- a CDS encoding Gfo/Idh/MocA family protein, producing the protein MKKIRVGIVGAGFVSHIHIAAYRENREYFEVLGVCAAHKQSAERLARQYGIEKVFDDFEQLASCEQIDVVDVCVPTNVHDDVILTACKYKKHIICEKPLTGYFGEDMPEFERVGDISKEHMYQKLLEKLERIEEAVTLSGTKFMYAENFVYAPAVTKAKRLIAASNAPILELRAEESHSGSHAAYSRRWRTAGGGSLLRMGSHPVGAVIHMKHFEGRLRYGKPIRVKSVFAETASLTKLDSVKQFGKASMVTDWFDVEDWSCAVLTFEDGSKAIVISNDVSLGGVKNLLQINTASGMIYCNMTPNNMMLAYTPNPETWKDEYIAEKIETKAGWTFPSPDEDWVRGYPQEMRDFAMCLLENKMPESDFELAKETVKVIYAAYLSAEKGVRVDLL; encoded by the coding sequence ATGAAGAAGATCAGAGTTGGTATCGTTGGTGCAGGTTTCGTGTCTCACATACACATCGCCGCCTACAGGGAGAACAGAGAGTACTTCGAAGTGTTGGGTGTTTGTGCTGCACACAAGCAGAGCGCGGAAAGGCTCGCACGTCAATACGGCATCGAGAAGGTCTTCGACGATTTTGAGCAACTCGCAAGCTGTGAACAGATAGATGTCGTGGACGTTTGTGTTCCAACCAACGTTCATGACGATGTGATACTGACGGCGTGCAAGTATAAAAAACACATCATATGCGAAAAGCCTTTGACTGGCTATTTCGGTGAAGACATGCCAGAGTTTGAGCGCGTGGGTGACATCAGCAAGGAACACATGTACCAAAAGCTTCTCGAGAAGCTCGAAAGGATAGAAGAAGCCGTCACTTTGAGCGGTACGAAGTTCATGTATGCGGAAAACTTCGTCTACGCACCCGCCGTAACGAAGGCTAAGAGACTGATCGCAGCCTCCAACGCTCCCATTTTGGAACTGAGAGCCGAAGAGAGCCATTCTGGCTCACACGCGGCCTATTCGAGAAGATGGCGGACCGCCGGCGGTGGGAGTTTGCTACGCATGGGCTCGCACCCCGTGGGTGCCGTCATACACATGAAACACTTCGAGGGAAGACTGCGCTATGGGAAACCCATACGCGTCAAGTCAGTTTTTGCCGAGACTGCAAGTTTGACCAAGCTTGATTCTGTCAAACAGTTCGGCAAAGCGAGCATGGTCACGGATTGGTTCGATGTCGAAGACTGGTCCTGTGCGGTTTTGACCTTCGAAGATGGTTCAAAGGCGATCGTGATCTCCAACGACGTTAGCCTTGGTGGTGTGAAAAACTTGCTTCAGATAAACACTGCAAGCGGCATGATCTACTGCAACATGACTCCCAACAACATGATGTTGGCTTACACACCTAATCCTGAAACCTGGAAAGACGAATACATAGCCGAGAAGATAGAGACCAAGGCGGGTTGGACCTTCCCCTCTCCCGATGAAGATTGGGTCAGAGGTTATCCACAAGAGATGAGAGATTTCGCGATGTGCCTTTTGGAAAACAAGATGCCCGAATCTGACTTCGAACTGGCGAAAGAAACGGTGAAGGTGATCTACGCTGCGTACTTGTCGGCGGAGAAAGGCGTGAGGGTCGATCTACTGTGA
- a CDS encoding tripartite tricarboxylate transporter permease encodes MYTTKVFFESMISTLSNPLLLFHLSWSTLLGILVGILPGLTATLGVAILTTLTFGFPPEVAIPMLLCVYVGAIYGGSRTAIVLNIPGTPANAATTVDGFPLARSGMAGFALNVATIMSGIGSIIGAIFIVSLAPALGALALKFGSWEFAILAIFGTIIAGSLTAPKDPLKGWIAGFLGLMIAMIGLDEIVSFPRYTFGNIQLYGGISLLPVLVGVYGVPEILTSLKRVTKAEVVLDFSKSERKLSYLETIKKNALNLVRSGIIGVFIGVIPGVGEDVAAWVAYDAAKRMSKEPEMFGKGSIEGLTAAETANNACVGGAIIPVLTLAVPGSAPAAVLLAAMWIHGIKAGPLLPIQHPEMIGYVAGSFVIATILMVVFGLLVTRLFLKILLVPTEILMPIIFVLCVVGTYVLNGRLFDVWVMLLFGLLGYFMRINDFPAAPFVLGFILGPMADTNIRRALMLKNGDISPFFTRPISLVLIVAIVLIVLSKYLPKKRGEKR; translated from the coding sequence ATGTACACAACGAAGGTCTTCTTCGAGTCCATGATCTCTACACTTTCGAACCCGCTTCTTCTGTTTCATCTGTCTTGGTCCACACTCCTTGGAATCTTGGTTGGAATCCTACCAGGTTTGACGGCCACGCTCGGTGTGGCGATACTGACCACGCTCACGTTCGGTTTCCCACCAGAGGTTGCAATACCGATGCTTTTGTGCGTGTACGTCGGTGCGATATACGGTGGTAGTAGAACAGCCATCGTATTGAACATACCCGGAACACCGGCGAATGCGGCCACGACGGTGGATGGATTTCCACTGGCTCGTTCTGGTATGGCGGGCTTCGCACTGAACGTGGCCACGATCATGAGTGGTATAGGCTCGATCATAGGTGCGATCTTCATCGTTTCGTTGGCTCCAGCACTCGGTGCCCTCGCGCTGAAGTTCGGTTCTTGGGAGTTCGCGATCCTCGCGATCTTCGGAACGATCATCGCTGGGAGCTTGACCGCTCCGAAAGACCCGTTGAAGGGATGGATCGCTGGTTTTCTTGGTCTCATGATCGCGATGATAGGTTTGGACGAGATCGTTTCTTTCCCACGTTACACCTTCGGGAATATTCAACTGTACGGTGGTATTTCACTCTTGCCCGTGCTCGTTGGTGTCTACGGGGTTCCAGAGATATTGACCAGCCTCAAGCGCGTGACGAAAGCAGAGGTAGTTTTGGATTTCTCAAAGAGTGAACGGAAGCTTTCTTATCTGGAGACCATAAAGAAGAACGCGCTGAATCTTGTGAGATCTGGCATCATAGGCGTTTTCATAGGTGTCATACCCGGCGTGGGTGAGGACGTTGCCGCGTGGGTTGCCTACGATGCGGCAAAACGCATGAGCAAGGAACCTGAAATGTTTGGAAAAGGTTCCATAGAAGGGCTCACGGCTGCAGAGACTGCGAACAACGCCTGCGTTGGTGGGGCCATAATACCCGTGCTCACGCTCGCCGTACCGGGTAGTGCGCCAGCGGCGGTGCTTTTGGCTGCGATGTGGATACACGGCATAAAGGCTGGCCCGCTACTTCCCATTCAGCATCCCGAGATGATAGGATACGTCGCGGGATCTTTCGTAATTGCCACAATCCTCATGGTCGTCTTTGGCTTGCTCGTGACGAGACTGTTTTTGAAGATCCTTCTGGTTCCGACAGAGATACTCATGCCCATAATATTTGTCCTATGCGTCGTGGGTACCTACGTTTTGAACGGAAGGCTTTTCGACGTGTGGGTCATGCTGTTGTTTGGACTGCTGGGATATTTCATGAGGATCAACGACTTTCCTGCGGCACCCTTCGTTCTCGGATTCATCCTTGGACCCATGGCCGACACGAACATCAGAAGGGCGTTGATGCTCAAGAACGGTGATATATCTCCATTCTTCACCAGACCCATTTCTCTCGTTCTCATCGTCGCGATCGTGCTGATCGTTCTTTCGAAGTACTTACCGAAGAAGAGAGGTGAAAAACGATGA
- the proC gene encoding pyrroline-5-carboxylate reductase → MKVGVVGVGNIGGIIANRLVESGLFEPRQVFLSNRTSEKLRSFIEKGYSVASTSQMGTLCDVIFLCVKPQDSERMFAELGKVEDKMLISTMTAVSIERISKRTGAKRIVRIMPNVPAMIGKGLVGACRSVHIDDGTWQTCLKLLSCLGTVVEVKEEQMEAVTALSGSAPAFIFVIVEALIDAGIRMGLSYEKSRLMVLETMAGSAELLLKLDNHPGEFRHVVTSPAGTTIEGIYRMEREGVRGALMKTIQETYLRALQLRKELNDQFGG, encoded by the coding sequence TTGAAAGTCGGTGTGGTGGGAGTCGGAAACATAGGTGGAATCATCGCGAACAGATTGGTCGAATCGGGACTGTTTGAACCCAGACAAGTGTTTCTGAGCAACAGAACCAGTGAAAAGCTCAGATCTTTCATTGAAAAAGGTTATTCCGTGGCGAGTACGAGTCAGATGGGCACGTTGTGCGATGTCATCTTCTTGTGTGTCAAACCTCAGGACAGCGAGCGGATGTTTGCTGAGCTGGGTAAAGTGGAGGACAAGATGTTGATCAGCACGATGACCGCAGTGAGCATCGAAAGGATCTCCAAAAGGACCGGCGCGAAGAGGATCGTCAGGATCATGCCGAACGTTCCGGCGATGATCGGAAAAGGTTTGGTTGGTGCCTGTAGATCTGTCCATATCGATGATGGAACGTGGCAGACATGCTTGAAGCTGCTATCCTGTCTGGGAACTGTCGTCGAAGTGAAGGAAGAACAAATGGAAGCGGTGACTGCGCTTAGTGGCAGTGCGCCTGCGTTCATCTTTGTCATCGTGGAAGCTTTGATAGATGCTGGTATAAGAATGGGATTATCGTACGAAAAGTCTCGTTTGATGGTGCTCGAGACGATGGCAGGTTCTGCGGAACTTTTGTTGAAGCTTGACAACCACCCCGGCGAGTTCAGACATGTCGTGACCTCGCCTGCAGGTACGACGATCGAAGGCATCTACAGGATGGAAAGAGAAGGTGTTAGAGGCGCTCTGATGAAGACCATTCAGGAAACGTACTTGCGTGCGTTACAATTGAGAAAGGAACTCAACGACCAATTTGGGGGGTGA
- a CDS encoding Bug family tripartite tricarboxylate transporter substrate binding protein: MRKLLVALIAVLAVISFAQWKPAKSITVIVPWAAGGSTDQVTRMITSQMEPLLGRKFIIVNTPGGAGSIGTLNAWQAPHDGYTWTANATLDITKYAVLGYMNVTHRDWTYFLCAEAPNVVVVNPNTPYKTIEDLVKAMRENPEIPLSSAGTGSGGHVALEIFAEHLKLKYKHVPYAGGAPATTAVVSGEVVGNMQFIHEVADMARAGKLRILCTLASEPINLQGYGEVPSIRQWYPDFPDVRFHFGLIIPKDVPEEVLKTVAEVFEKAANTDAYKEWALKQGLRPVCYCGKEAEDIVEQVARRVTWLLYDRGIATISPEQFGIPRIGQ, translated from the coding sequence ATGAGAAAGTTGTTGGTGGCTCTGATCGCGGTTCTTGCCGTAATTTCGTTCGCCCAATGGAAACCCGCAAAGTCTATCACCGTAATCGTTCCTTGGGCTGCCGGTGGCTCGACCGATCAAGTCACGAGAATGATCACGTCCCAGATGGAACCGTTGCTCGGAAGAAAGTTCATCATCGTCAACACACCCGGTGGTGCCGGTTCGATCGGAACGTTGAACGCATGGCAGGCTCCACACGATGGCTATACTTGGACAGCGAACGCAACACTTGACATCACCAAGTACGCCGTGCTCGGTTACATGAACGTCACACACAGGGACTGGACGTACTTTTTGTGCGCGGAGGCACCGAACGTGGTCGTCGTGAATCCCAACACACCTTACAAAACCATCGAAGATCTGGTCAAAGCGATGAGGGAGAATCCAGAGATACCTTTGAGTTCCGCAGGCACTGGTAGCGGTGGACACGTAGCTCTCGAGATATTTGCAGAGCATCTGAAACTGAAGTACAAACATGTTCCGTACGCAGGTGGAGCTCCCGCAACGACTGCCGTGGTGAGTGGCGAAGTTGTTGGAAACATGCAGTTCATCCACGAAGTGGCGGACATGGCCAGAGCTGGAAAACTCAGAATCCTGTGCACACTCGCATCAGAACCTATCAACCTGCAAGGTTACGGTGAAGTTCCATCGATAAGACAGTGGTATCCCGACTTCCCTGACGTGCGTTTCCACTTCGGCTTGATCATCCCGAAGGACGTTCCTGAAGAAGTGTTGAAGACCGTTGCAGAGGTGTTTGAGAAGGCTGCGAACACAGATGCTTACAAAGAATGGGCACTCAAACAGGGGCTCAGACCCGTCTGCTACTGCGGCAAAGAGGCAGAAGACATCGTTGAACAAGTTGCAAGAAGGGTTACTTGGCTGCTTTACGATCGAGGCATCGCAACAATATCGCCAGAGCAGTTCGGAATTCCAAGGATAGGTCAGTGA
- a CDS encoding branched-chain amino acid ABC transporter permease encodes MQNIVNALVLGSSYVMIAVGLTLVYGILKILHIAHAGIYAFGALFAVYLCELGLPLVFAIVLSLIFSSLLGAFIYKGFYKHVLDRGRIVPLVMSVGLFATLEDLYRLIWGPYKRPFDAYIGLPDVMSPTLYLSSKGVLMLIVTAVVIVLLYLLLMRTKLGKSLRACSNDLSLAGAFGINTDRSVTFAFLIGSSLAALGGILVGLYDNTVYPTMGSVPSYKAFVVVVLGGFGSIKGAVLASYILALVETFVVYYFGFLLPRDAIAFLTMILLLMFKPEGLFGKVRR; translated from the coding sequence TTGCAGAACATCGTTAACGCTTTGGTCCTCGGTAGCAGTTACGTGATGATCGCCGTTGGGCTGACGCTCGTGTACGGAATTTTGAAGATACTCCACATAGCACACGCGGGAATATATGCATTTGGAGCGCTCTTTGCGGTTTACCTTTGTGAACTTGGTTTACCCTTGGTCTTTGCAATCGTGCTGTCTTTGATCTTTTCCTCGTTGCTTGGCGCGTTCATTTACAAAGGTTTCTACAAGCATGTCTTGGATAGGGGACGTATCGTTCCCCTCGTGATGAGTGTGGGTTTGTTCGCAACGCTTGAAGATCTCTACAGACTCATATGGGGACCGTACAAACGTCCCTTCGATGCCTACATCGGTTTACCGGATGTGATGAGCCCAACGCTGTATCTCAGTTCCAAAGGCGTCCTGATGCTCATCGTCACAGCCGTTGTCATCGTGTTGCTCTATCTATTGTTGATGAGGACGAAGCTTGGAAAATCTCTCAGGGCGTGTTCGAACGATCTCAGCCTCGCTGGGGCATTTGGTATAAACACGGACAGGAGTGTGACGTTCGCATTCCTGATCGGTTCGTCCCTTGCAGCTCTGGGTGGAATTCTGGTAGGACTTTACGACAACACGGTTTATCCAACGATGGGTAGTGTTCCATCTTACAAAGCCTTCGTTGTGGTTGTGCTCGGTGGTTTCGGGAGTATCAAGGGTGCGGTGCTCGCCAGCTACATTCTCGCATTGGTGGAAACCTTCGTTGTTTATTACTTTGGCTTTCTCTTGCCCAGGGATGCGATCGCGTTTCTAACGATGATCTTGCTACTGATGTTCAAGCCTGAAGGCTTGTTCGGGAAGGTGCGAAGATGA
- a CDS encoding branched-chain amino acid ABC transporter permease gives MSLDYFLTVSVFTMINMILALSLNILTGYAGQVSLGHAAFFGIGAYTSAVLTVKLGMGYWPALLLSVLISGLVGLLLGLPALRVKEDFLVLATIGVNFVVVSIFNYVQFFGGPYGILGLPRPSLFGHAFTTKEYALYVLVWTLVVVFFVKYLSNTYSKLGFDALREDEDAAESVGVSSPRYKMYAFAIAGLLAGLAGNLWAHYMTVVFPDNFSFPVSIGILTMVVIGGVGTLVGPMIGAVIVTVLPEVLRFARDYRMLIYGLIIVFTMFFMPKGIVGSIKGLMFGDTPLGKKRVEKIRRIAST, from the coding sequence ATGAGCCTGGACTATTTCTTGACGGTTTCGGTTTTCACCATGATAAACATGATACTCGCGCTGAGTCTGAACATCCTGACCGGCTATGCGGGTCAAGTTTCTTTGGGACATGCAGCATTCTTTGGCATTGGAGCCTACACTTCAGCGGTTCTCACCGTTAAGCTCGGCATGGGTTACTGGCCCGCTCTGTTGTTGTCAGTGCTGATAAGTGGCTTGGTTGGACTGCTCCTTGGTCTGCCAGCACTCAGGGTGAAAGAAGATTTCCTGGTTCTGGCAACGATCGGGGTCAACTTCGTCGTTGTATCGATTTTCAACTACGTGCAGTTCTTCGGTGGACCTTACGGTATCTTGGGTTTGCCCAGACCGAGTCTGTTCGGTCACGCTTTCACCACGAAGGAATATGCACTCTACGTGCTCGTATGGACGCTCGTGGTCGTGTTCTTTGTGAAGTATCTTTCCAACACTTATTCGAAACTTGGATTCGATGCTCTGAGAGAAGACGAAGACGCTGCCGAATCTGTGGGTGTTAGCTCGCCGAGGTACAAGATGTACGCTTTCGCGATAGCAGGTCTTTTAGCGGGGCTGGCAGGCAACCTCTGGGCACACTACATGACTGTGGTCTTTCCAGATAATTTCTCTTTTCCCGTGTCTATAGGTATTCTGACCATGGTAGTCATCGGTGGAGTTGGAACGCTCGTTGGACCGATGATCGGTGCAGTCATAGTCACTGTTCTGCCTGAGGTGCTGAGGTTCGCCAGGGACTACAGAATGTTGATCTACGGTTTGATCATAGTCTTCACGATGTTCTTCATGCCGAAAGGAATAGTCGGGAGCATAAAGGGGTTGATGTTCGGTGACACTCCTCTCGGTAAGAAACGTGTCGAAAAGATTCGGAGGATTGCAAGCACTTAA
- a CDS encoding class II aldolase/adducin family protein: MFEEAKRSLVEYGRRLLESNMVGGTAGNLSVRVSEELFAITPSGMPYNEIECDDVPILDMTGHVVEGSRKPSIEFRLHLQIYKNFSDVQAIVHAHPIYCGVLSILRLPLPALNETMLMYSVFVPVSEYANSGTEQLARNVVSAMRQSRAVIMANHGLVCAGESLKEAFDMCETIERTAKMYVLALSTGKTIFTIDEKDALEAMEFLRKNYGQRS; encoded by the coding sequence GTGTTCGAGGAAGCGAAGAGATCGTTGGTTGAATATGGGAGAAGATTGCTCGAATCGAACATGGTGGGTGGCACGGCGGGAAATCTGAGCGTTAGAGTCAGTGAGGAACTTTTCGCGATAACGCCCAGTGGGATGCCGTACAACGAAATCGAGTGCGATGATGTGCCCATCCTCGACATGACAGGACACGTTGTCGAGGGAAGCAGAAAACCATCCATAGAGTTCAGATTGCATCTGCAAATCTACAAGAACTTTTCAGATGTTCAAGCGATCGTGCACGCACATCCCATCTACTGTGGAGTGCTTTCGATCCTGAGATTGCCCTTGCCCGCCTTGAACGAAACGATGCTGATGTATTCTGTGTTCGTGCCCGTGAGCGAATACGCAAATTCCGGTACTGAACAGCTCGCCAGGAACGTTGTTTCAGCGATGAGACAGAGCAGAGCGGTCATAATGGCGAACCACGGTTTGGTGTGTGCAGGGGAAAGTCTTAAAGAAGCCTTCGACATGTGTGAAACGATAGAGAGAACTGCGAAGATGTACGTTTTGGCACTATCAACAGGCAAAACGATCTTTACGATCGATGAAAAGGATGCACTCGAGGCGATGGAGTTTCTCAGAAAGAACTACGGACAGAGATCGTGA
- a CDS encoding tripartite tricarboxylate transporter TctB family protein — protein sequence MKDRISASVFIFLGIFFLIGALKMPRITEYGKYGAPGIVPAFFSIMVILLCFFMLVRKQKVSPDISSKSAEVKRAENRRLLLASAMFLAYVFLLGKINFVVLTSIFLSAASMVFLRKRFVLTAAVSLAVTLGIYYLFSRVFLLPLP from the coding sequence ATGAAGGACAGAATTTCTGCTTCGGTCTTCATATTCCTTGGGATTTTCTTTTTGATCGGCGCATTGAAAATGCCGAGGATCACCGAGTACGGTAAGTATGGTGCCCCGGGGATCGTACCTGCGTTCTTCTCGATCATGGTCATTCTTCTGTGTTTCTTCATGCTCGTTCGAAAACAAAAAGTGAGCCCCGATATCTCTTCCAAGTCTGCGGAAGTGAAACGCGCGGAGAACAGAAGGCTCTTGCTCGCGTCTGCGATGTTCTTAGCTTACGTGTTTTTGCTTGGAAAGATAAACTTCGTCGTACTGACATCGATCTTTTTGAGTGCGGCCTCAATGGTGTTCTTGAGAAAGAGATTCGTGCTGACAGCTGCAGTTTCACTGGCTGTCACGTTGGGTATATATTATCTTTTCTCCAGAGTTTTTCTGCTCCCTCTCCCATGA
- a CDS encoding ABC transporter substrate-binding protein has protein sequence MVKRLFVVMLLVVSLLSFAAVKIGFFAPLTGPAAADGASALHGAQLAVEYINARGGVLGEPVELVWYDDNFKADQAVSIAYKLVQQDRVAVVVSGSYSGMTRAAAGIYQQLKVPMIAAYAVHPDIVATGEYIFRVGTLATVQGRAGAHLAVEKLGAKKIAILTIDNDFGVSLTAGFKEEAIKLGAEIVFEQKYPLGETDFRPLLTRIRSARPDVIYATGYFSEAARLVTQARQMGIFIPIIGQEGYDSPQFAKLAEAGAANGVVITTDLDRDSEKPIVRWFIEEYAKRYGLDADMVAASAFDAVMAAAKAIQIAGSYDPAKIRDALATIKAGDEELEDFVTGFRGFTEKRESLRTVTCQIYLGNRFHWFWEVKDPKIVTP, from the coding sequence GTGGTGAAGAGACTGTTCGTGGTTATGCTGTTGGTTGTTTCGCTACTTTCGTTCGCCGCTGTCAAGATAGGATTCTTCGCGCCACTCACAGGTCCTGCGGCGGCGGATGGTGCGAGCGCGTTGCACGGAGCGCAGTTGGCCGTGGAGTACATCAACGCGCGTGGAGGAGTGCTGGGTGAACCTGTGGAACTGGTTTGGTACGATGACAACTTCAAGGCAGATCAAGCAGTCAGCATTGCGTACAAGCTCGTGCAACAGGACAGAGTCGCAGTCGTGGTGAGCGGTTCTTACAGCGGTATGACGCGCGCCGCGGCTGGAATATACCAGCAATTGAAGGTTCCAATGATCGCAGCGTATGCGGTTCACCCAGACATCGTGGCGACGGGAGAGTACATCTTCAGAGTGGGAACACTCGCCACAGTTCAAGGAAGAGCAGGTGCACACCTTGCCGTTGAAAAGCTCGGTGCTAAAAAGATAGCCATACTCACCATTGACAACGATTTCGGTGTATCGCTCACCGCGGGCTTCAAGGAAGAAGCTATCAAGCTCGGGGCAGAGATCGTGTTCGAACAGAAGTATCCCCTTGGGGAGACGGATTTCAGGCCACTCTTGACACGAATTAGAAGCGCAAGGCCAGACGTCATATACGCGACGGGTTATTTTTCTGAGGCTGCGAGGCTCGTCACGCAAGCAAGACAGATGGGTATCTTCATCCCGATCATCGGTCAGGAGGGTTACGACTCGCCACAGTTTGCAAAACTGGCCGAAGCTGGTGCCGCAAATGGTGTGGTCATTACAACTGACTTGGACAGAGACAGTGAGAAACCCATCGTTCGCTGGTTCATCGAGGAGTACGCCAAGAGGTACGGCTTGGACGCCGACATGGTCGCCGCTTCGGCCTTCGACGCCGTCATGGCCGCAGCGAAAGCCATCCAGATAGCTGGTAGCTACGATCCAGCTAAGATAAGAGATGCACTGGCGACCATCAAGGCTGGAGATGAAGAGCTGGAAGATTTCGTCACGGGATTCAGAGGTTTTACAGAAAAGAGAGAATCGCTCAGGACCGTGACTTGTCAGATATACCTTGGCAACAGGTTCCACTGGTTCTGGGAAGTTAAGGATCCAAAGATTGTGACTCCGTGA